Proteins from a single region of Lelliottia sp. JS-SCA-14:
- the rnz gene encoding ribonuclease Z: MELIFLGTSAGVPTRSRNVTAILLDLQHPTHAGLWLFDCGEGTQHQLLRTTYHPGKLDKIFITHLHGDHLFGLPGLLCSRSMAGNANPLTIYGPAGIKEFVETTLRLSGSWTDYPLEVVEITEGVVFEDPRYRVTAQPLNHPVECYGYRVDEHDKPGALDAAALIADGIKPGPLFQQLKNGETLTLDDGRVVNGQDYLASPVPGKKVAIFGDTAPCPQALLLAQDVDLLVHEATLEAAMEEKANSRGHSSTRQAAALARDAGVKKLIVTHVSSRYDAEGCAALLAECREVFAECELAHDFWQVCV, translated from the coding sequence ATGGAACTGATTTTTCTCGGTACGTCTGCCGGTGTGCCAACCCGATCACGAAACGTGACGGCAATATTGCTCGATTTGCAGCACCCGACGCACGCGGGCTTATGGCTTTTCGACTGTGGTGAAGGGACGCAGCATCAGCTGCTACGCACCACGTATCACCCCGGCAAGCTGGACAAAATTTTTATCACCCATCTGCACGGCGATCATCTGTTTGGCCTGCCAGGGCTGCTGTGCAGCCGCTCAATGGCCGGGAACGCTAACCCGCTGACGATTTACGGCCCGGCGGGGATTAAGGAGTTTGTCGAAACCACCCTGCGCCTGAGCGGATCCTGGACCGATTACCCGCTGGAGGTGGTTGAAATCACCGAGGGGGTGGTCTTTGAAGACCCACGCTATAGGGTGACGGCGCAGCCGCTGAATCATCCGGTGGAGTGCTATGGCTATCGCGTGGATGAGCACGACAAGCCCGGTGCACTGGACGCTGCGGCGCTGATTGCCGACGGCATCAAACCGGGGCCACTGTTCCAGCAGCTGAAAAACGGCGAAACCCTGACCCTGGATGACGGGCGCGTGGTTAACGGTCAGGATTATCTCGCATCCCCCGTTCCCGGCAAAAAAGTGGCGATCTTTGGCGATACGGCGCCCTGCCCGCAGGCGCTACTTCTGGCACAGGACGTGGATCTGCTGGTTCATGAGGCCACGCTTGAAGCAGCAATGGAAGAGAAAGCCAACAGCCGTGGGCATAGTTCTACCCGTCAGGCGGCGGCCCTGGCGCGAGATGCAGGCGTGAAGAAACTGATCGTCACCCACGTCAGCTCCCGCTACGACGCCGAGGGCTGCGCGGCGCTGCTCGCGGAGTGCCGGGAGGTATTCGCAGAGTGCGAGCTGGCCCACGATTTCTGGCAGGTTTGCGTTTAG
- a CDS encoding chemotaxis protein yields the protein MDNYQQDIDDRANLTLSNRFELLLFRLGTSMNENKSELFGINVFKLREIVPMPEFTKPAGMKSPLMGMVNIRDQVIPVIDLAAVAGCTPTTGLNILLITEYARSVQAFAVESVDNIMRLDWKQVHAAETAVSGRYITSIASLDEGSDSNNLAMVLDVEQVLYDITPANHEMHATDLKISKFNIKPGAVAIVAEDSKVARSMLEKGLEAMNIPAQLFITGKTAWEKIGELAAQAQAEGVPITDKIALVLTDLEMPEMDGFTLTRKIKTDEFLKHIPVVIHSSLSGNANEDHIRKVKADGYVAKFEINELSSVIEEVLDRSMKKIEGPLISRKQLA from the coding sequence ATGGATAATTACCAACAAGATATTGATGACAGGGCGAATCTCACCCTGTCGAACCGGTTTGAACTGTTACTGTTCCGTCTCGGGACCTCAATGAATGAGAACAAGTCTGAACTGTTTGGCATTAACGTTTTTAAGCTGCGTGAAATTGTGCCGATGCCGGAATTCACTAAACCTGCGGGTATGAAATCCCCGCTGATGGGGATGGTGAATATCCGCGATCAGGTGATCCCGGTGATCGATCTGGCGGCAGTCGCAGGCTGTACCCCTACAACCGGTCTGAATATTCTGCTGATTACCGAGTATGCCCGCAGCGTGCAGGCGTTTGCCGTGGAGTCCGTGGACAATATTATGCGTCTGGACTGGAAGCAGGTGCATGCGGCGGAAACCGCCGTCAGCGGGCGCTACATTACCAGCATCGCCAGTCTGGATGAGGGCAGCGATTCGAACAATCTGGCGATGGTGTTGGACGTTGAGCAGGTCTTATATGACATCACGCCAGCGAACCACGAAATGCACGCCACGGATTTGAAAATCAGCAAGTTCAACATCAAGCCAGGTGCGGTGGCGATTGTGGCGGAAGACTCTAAAGTCGCTCGCTCGATGCTGGAAAAAGGGCTGGAGGCGATGAATATCCCGGCACAGCTGTTTATCACCGGCAAAACAGCCTGGGAAAAAATTGGCGAGCTGGCGGCGCAAGCTCAGGCAGAAGGCGTGCCGATTACCGATAAGATCGCGCTGGTGCTGACTGACCTCGAAATGCCAGAGATGGACGGATTTACGCTGACGCGCAAAATCAAGACCGATGAATTCCTCAAGCACATTCCGGTGGTGATCCACTCTTCCCTGTCCGGGAACGCCAACGAAGACCATATCCGCAAGGTGAAGGCCGACGGGTATGTGGCGAAGTTTGAGATTAACGAGCTGTCATCGGTGATCGAGGAAGTGCTGGATCGTTCGATGAAGAAGATTGAAGGGCCGTTGATCAGTCGTAAACAGCTGGCGTAA